In a genomic window of Scyliorhinus torazame isolate Kashiwa2021f chromosome 5, sScyTor2.1, whole genome shotgun sequence:
- the LOC140418721 gene encoding uncharacterized protein isoform X2, producing the protein MRSVDSGSRMRSVGAADAGMRSFGFRDSRGTAACGRDVGRAEFEGGKVKPNIRPKSDSHSIHQNINDMRTGGFSVGKLKPFITSGSDRCPIDHNVNLKMEGKNTVHIVEKSWECGDCGKGFIYPSALETHRRSHTGERPFICSECEKGFTDSSTLLTHQQIHTDKTSFKCPDCGKCFKSSRNLMLHQRVHTDERPFRCPYCGTGFRRSSQLTVHRRIHTGERPFTCSECGKGFTQSSDLLRHQRVHTGEKPFKCPVCRKCYKSSEDLMYHQRVHTDERPFSCSHCTTRFRQSFELTAHQRIHTGERPFTCSDCGKRFTQSSNLLRHHRVHK; encoded by the exons ATGCGCAGTGTGGACTCCGGCagccgcatgcgcagtgtgggtgctGCCGACGCCGGGATGAGATCATTTGGATTCCGCGATTCGAGAGGAACAGCCGCTTGTGGCCGG GACGTTGGAAGAGCAGAATTTGAAGGTGGAAAAGTCAAACCAAATATCAGACCAAAATCTgacagtcactccattcatcagaaCATAAAT GATATGAGAACAGGAGGATTTTCAGTGGGGAAACTGAAACCattcatcacatcaggatctgacagatgcCCAATTGATCATAACGTGAATTTGAAGATGGAAGGAAAAAACACTGTTCACATTGTGGAGAAATCGTgggaatgtggagactgtgggaagggattcatttaccCATCTGCACTGGAAACCCATCGACgctctcacactggagagaggccgttcatctgctccgagtgtgaaaaaggattcactgattcatctaccctgctgacacaccagcaaattcacactgacaAGACatcatttaaatgtccagactgcgggaagtgcttcaAAAGTTCCAGGAATCTGATGctgcatcaacgtgttcacactgacgagagaccattcagatgcccttactgtgggactgggttcaggcgatcatcacaACTGACTgtacaccggcgaattcacactggggagaggccgttcacctgctccgaatgtgggaagggattcactcagtcgtctgatctgctgagacaccagcgggttcacactggggagaaaccatttaaaTGCCCAGTCTGCAGGAAGTGTTATAAAAGTTCTGAGGATCTAATGTACCATCAGcgcgttcacactgatgagagaccattcagctgctctcactgtacCACTAGATTCAGGCAATCGTTTGAGCTCacagcacaccagcgaattcacactggggagaggccattcacctgctccgattgtggaaagagattcactcagtcatccaacctactGAGACACCACCGAGTTCACAAGTAA
- the LOC140418721 gene encoding uncharacterized protein isoform X3 → MVFQQDVGRAEFEGGKVKPNIRPKSDSHSIHQNINDMRTGGFSVGKLKPFITSGSDRCPIDHNVNLKMEGKNTVHIVEKSWECGDCGKGFIYPSALETHRRSHTGERPFICSECEKGFTDSSTLLTHQQIHTDKTSFKCPDCGKCFKSSRNLMLHQRVHTDERPFRCPYCGTGFRRSSQLTVHRRIHTGERPFTCSECGKGFTQSSDLLRHQRVHTGEKPFKCPVCRKCYKSSEDLMYHQRVHTDERPFSCSHCTTRFRQSFELTAHQRIHTGERPFTCSDCGKRFTQSSNLLRHHRVHK, encoded by the exons GACGTTGGAAGAGCAGAATTTGAAGGTGGAAAAGTCAAACCAAATATCAGACCAAAATCTgacagtcactccattcatcagaaCATAAAT GATATGAGAACAGGAGGATTTTCAGTGGGGAAACTGAAACCattcatcacatcaggatctgacagatgcCCAATTGATCATAACGTGAATTTGAAGATGGAAGGAAAAAACACTGTTCACATTGTGGAGAAATCGTgggaatgtggagactgtgggaagggattcatttaccCATCTGCACTGGAAACCCATCGACgctctcacactggagagaggccgttcatctgctccgagtgtgaaaaaggattcactgattcatctaccctgctgacacaccagcaaattcacactgacaAGACatcatttaaatgtccagactgcgggaagtgcttcaAAAGTTCCAGGAATCTGATGctgcatcaacgtgttcacactgacgagagaccattcagatgcccttactgtgggactgggttcaggcgatcatcacaACTGACTgtacaccggcgaattcacactggggagaggccgttcacctgctccgaatgtgggaagggattcactcagtcgtctgatctgctgagacaccagcgggttcacactggggagaaaccatttaaaTGCCCAGTCTGCAGGAAGTGTTATAAAAGTTCTGAGGATCTAATGTACCATCAGcgcgttcacactgatgagagaccattcagctgctctcactgtacCACTAGATTCAGGCAATCGTTTGAGCTCacagcacaccagcgaattcacactggggagaggccattcacctgctccgattgtggaaagagattcactcagtcatccaacctactGAGACACCACCGAGTTCACAAGTAA
- the LOC140418721 gene encoding uncharacterized protein isoform X1, with amino-acid sequence MPEELPSFQSESECVLSTLDKRSAQTQLQKEMVHAQCGLRQPHAQCGCCRRRDEIIWIPRFERNSRLWPGNGGGGDVGRAEFEGGKVKPNIRPKSDSHSIHQNINDMRTGGFSVGKLKPFITSGSDRCPIDHNVNLKMEGKNTVHIVEKSWECGDCGKGFIYPSALETHRRSHTGERPFICSECEKGFTDSSTLLTHQQIHTDKTSFKCPDCGKCFKSSRNLMLHQRVHTDERPFRCPYCGTGFRRSSQLTVHRRIHTGERPFTCSECGKGFTQSSDLLRHQRVHTGEKPFKCPVCRKCYKSSEDLMYHQRVHTDERPFSCSHCTTRFRQSFELTAHQRIHTGERPFTCSDCGKRFTQSSNLLRHHRVHK; translated from the exons ATGCCGGAAGAATTACCCAGCTTTCAGAGCGAATCAGAATGTGTCCTATCCACCCTTGACAAGAGGTCTGCGCAGACGCAATTGCAGAAGGAAATGGTACATGCGCAGTGTGGACTCCGGCagccgcatgcgcagtgtgggtgctGCCGACGCCGGGATGAGATCATTTGGATTCCGCGATTCGAGAGGAACAGCCGCTTGTGGCCGGGTAATGGAGGTGGCGGA GACGTTGGAAGAGCAGAATTTGAAGGTGGAAAAGTCAAACCAAATATCAGACCAAAATCTgacagtcactccattcatcagaaCATAAAT GATATGAGAACAGGAGGATTTTCAGTGGGGAAACTGAAACCattcatcacatcaggatctgacagatgcCCAATTGATCATAACGTGAATTTGAAGATGGAAGGAAAAAACACTGTTCACATTGTGGAGAAATCGTgggaatgtggagactgtgggaagggattcatttaccCATCTGCACTGGAAACCCATCGACgctctcacactggagagaggccgttcatctgctccgagtgtgaaaaaggattcactgattcatctaccctgctgacacaccagcaaattcacactgacaAGACatcatttaaatgtccagactgcgggaagtgcttcaAAAGTTCCAGGAATCTGATGctgcatcaacgtgttcacactgacgagagaccattcagatgcccttactgtgggactgggttcaggcgatcatcacaACTGACTgtacaccggcgaattcacactggggagaggccgttcacctgctccgaatgtgggaagggattcactcagtcgtctgatctgctgagacaccagcgggttcacactggggagaaaccatttaaaTGCCCAGTCTGCAGGAAGTGTTATAAAAGTTCTGAGGATCTAATGTACCATCAGcgcgttcacactgatgagagaccattcagctgctctcactgtacCACTAGATTCAGGCAATCGTTTGAGCTCacagcacaccagcgaattcacactggggagaggccattcacctgctccgattgtggaaagagattcactcagtcatccaacctactGAGACACCACCGAGTTCACAAGTAA
- the LOC140418721 gene encoding uncharacterized protein isoform X4, whose translation MWSEIELWFLKSHLPPQMRPDLDMRTGGFSVGKLKPFITSGSDRCPIDHNVNLKMEGKNTVHIVEKSWECGDCGKGFIYPSALETHRRSHTGERPFICSECEKGFTDSSTLLTHQQIHTDKTSFKCPDCGKCFKSSRNLMLHQRVHTDERPFRCPYCGTGFRRSSQLTVHRRIHTGERPFTCSECGKGFTQSSDLLRHQRVHTGEKPFKCPVCRKCYKSSEDLMYHQRVHTDERPFSCSHCTTRFRQSFELTAHQRIHTGERPFTCSDCGKRFTQSSNLLRHHRVHK comes from the exons ATGTGGTCGGAAATCGAGCTGTGGTTTCTGAAGAGTCATCTTCCTCCACAGATGCGGCCAGACCTg GATATGAGAACAGGAGGATTTTCAGTGGGGAAACTGAAACCattcatcacatcaggatctgacagatgcCCAATTGATCATAACGTGAATTTGAAGATGGAAGGAAAAAACACTGTTCACATTGTGGAGAAATCGTgggaatgtggagactgtgggaagggattcatttaccCATCTGCACTGGAAACCCATCGACgctctcacactggagagaggccgttcatctgctccgagtgtgaaaaaggattcactgattcatctaccctgctgacacaccagcaaattcacactgacaAGACatcatttaaatgtccagactgcgggaagtgcttcaAAAGTTCCAGGAATCTGATGctgcatcaacgtgttcacactgacgagagaccattcagatgcccttactgtgggactgggttcaggcgatcatcacaACTGACTgtacaccggcgaattcacactggggagaggccgttcacctgctccgaatgtgggaagggattcactcagtcgtctgatctgctgagacaccagcgggttcacactggggagaaaccatttaaaTGCCCAGTCTGCAGGAAGTGTTATAAAAGTTCTGAGGATCTAATGTACCATCAGcgcgttcacactgatgagagaccattcagctgctctcactgtacCACTAGATTCAGGCAATCGTTTGAGCTCacagcacaccagcgaattcacactggggagaggccattcacctgctccgattgtggaaagagattcactcagtcatccaacctactGAGACACCACCGAGTTCACAAGTAA
- the LOC140418721 gene encoding uncharacterized protein isoform X5 codes for MVFQQDMRTGGFSVGKLKPFITSGSDRCPIDHNVNLKMEGKNTVHIVEKSWECGDCGKGFIYPSALETHRRSHTGERPFICSECEKGFTDSSTLLTHQQIHTDKTSFKCPDCGKCFKSSRNLMLHQRVHTDERPFRCPYCGTGFRRSSQLTVHRRIHTGERPFTCSECGKGFTQSSDLLRHQRVHTGEKPFKCPVCRKCYKSSEDLMYHQRVHTDERPFSCSHCTTRFRQSFELTAHQRIHTGERPFTCSDCGKRFTQSSNLLRHHRVHK; via the coding sequence GATATGAGAACAGGAGGATTTTCAGTGGGGAAACTGAAACCattcatcacatcaggatctgacagatgcCCAATTGATCATAACGTGAATTTGAAGATGGAAGGAAAAAACACTGTTCACATTGTGGAGAAATCGTgggaatgtggagactgtgggaagggattcatttaccCATCTGCACTGGAAACCCATCGACgctctcacactggagagaggccgttcatctgctccgagtgtgaaaaaggattcactgattcatctaccctgctgacacaccagcaaattcacactgacaAGACatcatttaaatgtccagactgcgggaagtgcttcaAAAGTTCCAGGAATCTGATGctgcatcaacgtgttcacactgacgagagaccattcagatgcccttactgtgggactgggttcaggcgatcatcacaACTGACTgtacaccggcgaattcacactggggagaggccgttcacctgctccgaatgtgggaagggattcactcagtcgtctgatctgctgagacaccagcgggttcacactggggagaaaccatttaaaTGCCCAGTCTGCAGGAAGTGTTATAAAAGTTCTGAGGATCTAATGTACCATCAGcgcgttcacactgatgagagaccattcagctgctctcactgtacCACTAGATTCAGGCAATCGTTTGAGCTCacagcacaccagcgaattcacactggggagaggccattcacctgctccgattgtggaaagagattcactcagtcatccaacctactGAGACACCACCGAGTTCACAAGTAA